TGCCCTGCGAGCAATAAGCTTGAATTGCCGCCGGCTGAGGTCGTGCTGTTTTGACCGCTTACAATAATGTTCGCTGCAGCCGATCCGCCTCCCGTGCCGGCGATGCTGACCGACGAACTGGACCCAGAACCGGACGACCATGTTATCGAGCCACTGGTCTTGCCCAGGCCAATGTTGATGGTATTAGCCTGAAGAACATTCGTTCCTTGGCCTAACGTCAAAACAGATTGGCCGACATTGTTATCAGACAGACTGTTGCCGACGTCTATTTCAGTGGCGTTGATGGAGTTGGCAGGCATGCCCGCCGTGGTGTTGTCAGCCAAACTCAATAGTCCGCGAGAATTTGAACCGTAACCAACTGCAAAAATGCCGGTGGTGTTAACGCTGACGCTAGTCAGTGGCGACATATCTGAATTCGTCGTATCTTTAGCGCCAGCGGCGTTGTTGCTGGGCTGCCCGACCATAAAGTTTCCAGTTCCAGACACAACTAACGAGCCCCTCCCGGTAAAATTCGTCGTATTGTCATAGGTGAATCCACTTGAATTGGAAGAACCAATGAGGAACGCGCCGTTGACGGTTAACGTAGTGCCTGTGGGAATCGTGACTGTACTGGTGGGAGTGGTGGAGGTATTGGCACTGAGGGCCGAAAAACTGCCCACCGCCGTGGAATTAGCCAGAGTCAAACTGCCGGTGGTAGTGCTGATCCCGCTGGCAGGAGTCGGCTCTGGTTGGCCAACGAACAGAGCAACCGTCCCGGCGCCCAAGGCATTGGCAGAACCCTGAACCAACGTGCCGGAATAAATGCCGGCGGTGCCAGTAAAGCTACTATTGTTGCCAGATAACGTTGTCGTGCCAAAGTTAGCGTTGACCTCGAGCAGACCAGTGCCAGAGATCGAATTAGCAATCGTCGGGCTGTCCGTGCGGGCGAAAATCAACGTGCCGTTGTTCGTGATAGCTGTATTCGAACTCAAGCTGCCTGTATTGAGAGTGCCGTCGTCGATTTGCAGGGTGGTATTAAGGTTAACTGTAGTGGCTCCGGTATAATTGGACGGACCGGTCAAGAGAAGCGATCCACCCGCCACCGTTAACCCGCCTGAACCGCTCTGGTTGATTGCCCCAGCGTAGGTTCCACCATTATTTACAGTTAGCGTACCCGTTTGCGTTAGCACCGCACTGGAACTTGTCCCGTTAAGCGTGGCGATTGCTTGGCTTGAGCCAAAGGTCGTGGTTCCATTGTTAATCAGGTTGGTCGTGACAGGAATTATTCCGCCGCTAGCGACAGTGAAGCCGGTTCCGCTGGAGTTGGCTACGTTGACCGTGAGGCCGGCACCGGTCAACGAACCACCAGAATTCACATTTACCGCGCCGTTATTGTTGATGTTAATCGCAGTGGCGGCAGCAGAGCTTGTAGAATTGATCGTCAGCCCACCTCCATTGACAATGACGTTGGGGCTAGCAATCGAGCCGCCGGAACTGAGAATTAGCGTTCCTGATTGAACTGTTGTATTACCCGAGTAGGTATTGACCGTCTGGAGCGTTACCGTGCCATTGCCATCGTTGCTATTAACAGTTAATCCGCCGATTCCACCGATGCCATTGCCCGTTGTGCTGCTAATCACATAGGGATGGGAGACGTCATTGGCAAAGGTTACAACAATACTCGACAAAGCACTTGGGGTGACCGGAGCAACAATATTCACATTCGTATTTGAAGGGCTAGCGCTATTATCAAACGTAACGGTATCAAATTGTTTGAATACACTGGGGCCAGTTCCATTGTTCCAATTTTGAGTATTGTTAACATCCCATTTCCCCGAAGACAAATTTCCGACCCATGTAAGATTGCTCGGACTAAGAATTTGTACTTGCAGCGTGTTGCCGACTTTGGACACCGTGAACTGCGTTCCAGACACGATATATGGATTACTGAAGACCAACGAATTGCTCAAGGTTCCTGCACTATCGTCCAAAATTGTGTACGGAGAAGCACTCGGGCTGGGAATACCCGAAAGTGCAAATGCTAGCGAGCCCGATGTGAGTGTTGCATTTCCGCCAACCACAATTTCGCTTAGGCTGCCGCCATTCAAAGTAAACAACAAACCGCCAGTACCGTTCATATTTAAGCTGTTGACATTCAGAGGCGAAAACGCATCGGGAGCAATCGTGCCAGAGGTCAAACTCACTGCAGAGCTGATGGTGCCAGAACCTGCGAGTGTACCGCCATTTACTAACACTGTGCCGGGCGAAGAAACTCCGTTGTAAAGCTGGGCGCCGGAAAGCTGCAAAGTTCCAGAGGTAATGGTGGTGTTGCCTTTGTAGCTATTAATTCCGCTGAGTGTTTGCACGGTGGTTCCGTTGGTGCCTGCCATTTTCAGGCCGCCGTTGCCTGTGAGCGATCCGGAATAACTTCCACCCGCCGTTCCGATGTTGAGAGTGACACCATTAATGCCTCCGGTGTCTGTCAGCGTGATCCCGCCGCTACCCCCTAGGCCGCCGATCTGATAGGTGTTGAGTGCAACTGGGCTGAAGGCCACGTTGCCGCCATTCATATTGATGGTACTGTTCACCGCTGGCGTCGTACTGCCAAACTGCACGATGCCGTTATTCACATTTGTCGTGCCGGTATAGGTGTTGTTACCGCTCAGGATCAGCGTTCCAGAATCGCCCATCGTCAGTCCGCCAAGACCGCTTGTGCTGCCGCTTCCGCCGTTGGCAAAGATGCCACCGCCGCCGAGGTTCTGAATTGTTCCGGTGTTGCCGGATGTGGGCATATTGAAATTGGAAACCGGAATAGCGGCAGTGCCAATCGCGAAATTGGTGGCCACCGCGCCGCTACCCATATTCAAAGTGCCGCTACTGAAATTGATATTTCCAGTAGTTCCACTGCCGGTGGGGCCCACAGTGATGTTAGTGAGGATATTTGCGGTACCAACGCTGAGATTAAAAACCCCCGTCGTGCTGCCGGTGCCTGAAGAACCATTGCTGCCCAGGACAAACGAGCCGCCTCCAGCCGAGTTCACGTTGAGGATTCCGCCGCCCATCGTCAACGTGCCGGTGGTAGTTCCCAGGGCGGCCCCCGTTCTTTGCCCCAGGATGATTGAAGTAACGTCGAACGTCCCTGTGTCGAACGATACGGAACTCGAGACAGTACCGGCGGTACTGGCCGCAGTATCCGCGCCCACGGTCAGGGTGCTCGCCATCACATCCAGCGAGTGACCGTTCAGGTTTAATGTTCCGTGCGCGGACAAGGTGCCAGCTCCGGTATGCGAGCCAACGACGATGGCTGCCCGTCCAGTGCCTGCGGCATTTCGGAGAGTAAATGACCCACCCGATCCGCTGCCAAACTGCACCGTGCCGTTCGACTTCACTGTTCCAATGAACAACGTGGGAGTCCAAATCGTGTTGGTCCCGGTCCCACTTAGGTTAAGAACAGCAGTTCCTCCATTACTCGGGCTTCCGCCGCCGACGCTTACGCCGGCTGTGGTTGAAGTCACCTTGATGGTATTCGTCGCGGCAGCCAATGTCATAGTGGCGACAACGCGATTTCCCGTGGGGGTTGTCGTTGAAGTGGACTGGTTGCCGCCAATGTCAGCTTCCTGGCCAGTAAACGAAAAGGTATTCAGGCCGGATAAATCCAACGTTGCGGTAAGCGCCGACCCAGGCGCATTTGTAACGCCACCGATTACTAAAGTATTTGTAGTTCCGGTATCTGTCAGGCTACCTGTCCCAAGAGTGGTTCCAGCAATGGTCAGCTTGCTGGTTGAGGCGGCGGTCGGGTTGTAGCCGCCCACCAGAATGTTGCCATTGACCGTCAGCGTGCTGTTGTTGCCAAGTTGGAGCGTATCCCCCGTAGCATTGTTGATACTGGAAGTAAGTGCGGCAAATCCTGCGTTGGCATTAAGCACCAGCGTTGCGCCGCCATTGCCGTCTGGCGATGATGTTGGGCCGCCCATGAACAGCGTACCGGTGCCGGTAATTGCAAAATTGAATGTTTCCGTTTGGCCACTTGCCTGATCGATAAGAGAACTCGTCAGCGCCAAGGATTGGTCATTTGCCCCAGAATTGCTGGTTAGCGTATAGGCGTTTGCACCATTGACAAAGTTCAGCGTGGCAATCGAAAAAGCATTGCCAAGGTTATCATCGCTGGGGGAACTGCTATTGCCGGTGCTATCGAATATCAGCGTATCGCCGGTAGCGGGCACGGCATTTCCGCCAGTCCAGTTGCCACTGGTTCCCCATTCAAAGCCTGACACGCCCGGTCCCCAGGTCTCGGTTGCAGCGAAGGCGGTGGTCGCGGCTAAGAGCAGCCAGCCGAGCAATGCGGTCCCCAAAGTTGCTTTTACAAAATTGGCCTTCAACCCCGATGCGCGCACAAAGATAGCACGTAGCATTTCTAAATCCCTCCCCGAGTTTACCGCTTCTTAGATGTTGCGATTACGAGTGATTAGCATCCCCAAAATCAATCCGGCATACTAAATTCCGCAATAGAGACGGCCAATTACGAAAAAAAATCCTCCGGATGCAAATAATTTGCCACAAGCCTGCTTCAAACCAGCCTCGATTCGTGCGGTATCTGCAGAAGATAAGGACCTATTGCCATAGGAAGGCCGTTTGCGGCGTTCTTCGATCTCGCCAGTTATCCCGGCTTACAATCAAAGATCAGCGCAAATAGACCTGCCTTTGAATGCCCGAAGGTCAAAATATGATTGGGTTAAAAACCAATGTTTGCCTGAAAGAATTTCGAGATTCTTTGTGATTTTTTTCGTAACTCTTACCCCATGCGGCGGATAAATAGGCGGTGGTTTATACTCGATGCGATTGAGATTACAGAATGGACGCGAGTCGCTATACCAACCCGGATGACGCATTTGTTGAACTTCTGGCAAAAAACCAGGTTCGGCTGCGCTCCTACATCGCAACGCTTGTCCGCGACAGCGGGGCAGCCGACGATTTACTGCAAGAAGCTAGCATGGCCCTTTGGAAAAATCGAAAAGCGTACGATTCTAATAGGGATTTTTTCCGCTGGGCATGCGGTATGGCCTTGATCGAGGTACTTCGTTTTCGCCGTAAAGCTGCAACCGACAAGTTGTTATTTGACGAAGCACTCTTAAATACCCTCGCCGCCGACTATATTAAGCACGTTGAAGATTGGGATCGGCGTGAGATCGCCTTGAGCGGATGCTTGCAAAAACTTTCTGCCAAAGATCGATGGTTGCTGGATGCTCGCTATCGCTCCGATGTAACCACCGCGCAAATCGCTCAACAATTGGGCAAGCCACTGAGTACGATTTATAGCTCGTTGTCGAGGATCCGAGAAACCTTGTTCCGTTGCGTGCAAAGTGCGATTGCGCAAGAATCGCACCCGTCTATTTAGGCAGATTGGAACGGTCATGTCGACGAATTCCTCGCTATCATCGGCTAATCTTGACGGTGCGAAGCTTCGCCAATTAATTTCCGCGTGGTGTGACGGCGTAATCAACGAAGCCGACCTGCAACAGTTGCAGGCATCGCTTTCTACGAGTGACTCTGCGCGGGAAATATTCCTTGCCTTTATGCAGATTCACGCACATATGCAAGGACATGCCAAAGCAAAAGAGTATTTGGAAACGTTTACTTCTTTACCGCTGAAAATCACCGACTGCTCCGATTCTACTCTGCCGTCAGAATCGCCGGCGTTGTTGCGAAAGTATATGCTCTCTTCCAGCCGAATTTATCGCTGGCGCTGGGGATGGGCTGCCTTGTTGCTGATTGGAGTGTTTGGCTGGAATTTTGTAGAAAGGACGCGCGAAGATGCACCCCGGCCTAGTGCCAGTCAACTTGCTGCTGAAAAAGCCCATTTGGCGAGTCCAACTCTTGAATCAGATCGGCCTCCGATCGTCCTGGCACGAGTGACCGATCACTCTGAAGACTGCCAATGGTTTCTGGACCAAGGCAGCCAAACGCAAAGCGAACCTCCCCAAAGCATTTGCAGTGGGGAAACGATTCGCGCGACTAAGGGAATGATGAAACTTACCTTCACCAATGGCACCGTAGTCACTTTGCATGCTCCGGCATTGTTTCAAGTAATTTCCAATATGCGTGCCAGAGTACTGTTAGGTACTGTAACAACGCGAGTGGCTGAAGGAGCAGAAGGCTTTTCCGTGCTGACGCCGCGAGCCACGGTCATTGATTTAGGCACCGAATTTGGCATTCAGGTCACTGAGGTGGGCGCAACCGATGTTGTGGTCTTTAAAGGAGAAGTCAACCTAGATTACGTTAATCAAGAAGAAGGAATCGCTCGGCGGCAACGACTCCGTATTGGCGAAGGGATGCACTTGGACGCTCTTGGAACAGCAAGCCGAATTGTCGCAATTACCGATGAGCGCTATTCTGATTCACCCTCAAGGGATTCTTTGCGGCGACCGCCGGTTATTACCGCTGTCCGTGACAACATCCTGCGTGATGCTTGGAACTATTATGAGATTGTGCCAGGCGCAATGAGAGAAGACGTCAAGGCGTTTGCCGATCGTGAAGCGCACGAATGGAATGGCGTTACGACCAGAGGGATGCCGGCTTACTTGCTGGGTGGCGACTATGTCAAAACATTTAATAACGATAAAGTAAACCACGATATTGAGATTTCAGTAACGCTCAATCGTGCCGCAAAATTGTATGTGCTATTCGACAAACGTATCCCGCCGCCACAATGGCTAACGGATAATTTTCGCAATACAGGAGACGAAATCGGTGTCGATGAAGGCCCTTTTTATGTCCACGGAGTGTGGTACACGAATCATCATCCAGGCGTTGGGCCAGGGGTTAGTGTTGATAATGTTTCGTCAATCTGGGTGCGTGACGTGAAGGGGCCCTGTTCGGTTAAATTAGGACCGACGGAATCAACCACTGTCGACATCAACATGTATGGAATTGTTGCTGTCCCCACGAGCGGTAGTGCATCAAATGACCAACAGGCTAAGGCTCGTTAGTTCCTTCATGTCTGAAATTTGGACATGAGGTTTCATCTTTCGTTTACTCTTAAGATAGCTCACGTCCTGCGTGTTCAACAGTTGCGCTTCTAAACCTGTTCCCGCACGCTTGGTTTTCTTATTGGTTGGTGGATGCCTGAATGTAATTGCAAGGTGCTGCAGCGCGCACTAACGGCTTCAATCCACACCTGCGTCGACAACACCGCTGCGAGTGCGCCGCTCTTCGTCGACGAACGGAGCTAACCGGTAACTGGCCAATCCATAAACCAGACTCAGCAATTCATCGAGGAATTGCGAGTACTGGGTTTCATGCCTAACACGGAAGCCATTTAACCGACTCGTCTCCGCCGAATTATCTCGGTGTTAATCACAAAATCCAGCAAGCGCCAAGCCTCCGTACGCTCGCTGTCAGATTGTGTATAATATCCTCGGTTCCAATGGTGAGGACTCCAAATCCCGTGGCTTGCGGAGCAGAATCAGCGGCAATTTGATGTTGTCTTCGGAAACCAAGTCCAACGCAGACGCCGAGCCTGTCCTCAGTGGCATCGGCAGAACCGCGCCAAATTACGAGGCAGTATTGATTGTCTCATTTGGCGGCCCCGAAGCTTCTCAAGACGTCATCCCTTTTTTAGAAAACGTGTTGCGGGGCCGCAATGTTCCGCGAGAACGACTGCTTGAGGTGGCGAAGCATTACGAATATTTTGGAGGCGTCAGTCCCCTGAATGCGCAAAACAGAGAGCTGGCGGCCGCACTCCAAACGGAATTGCAGCGACACGATATTCATCTGCAGGTTTATTTGGGCAATCGCAACTGGCATCCCTTTTTGGCCGATATCTTGCGTCAAATGCGCGCCGATGGGGTGCGCCACGCACTGGGGTTTTTTACCTCGGCATTCAGTTCGTATTCCAGCTGCCGTCAATACCTCAAGAACATTGCCGCCGCACAGGCTGAGCTCGGTGCTGATGCACCGCGGGTGCATAAGCTCCGGACGTATTTCAATCATCCTGGCTTTATTGAACCAATGATTCAGCGCGCTGCAATGGGTTTGAAGCAAATTCCAGAAAAAGATGGCCGACGGCGATCCGCCCGTTTGGTCTTTACGGCACACAGTATCCCGCTGGCAATGTCCGCGAATTGCAGTTATGAACTGCAGTTGCGCGACGCCTCCCAATTGGTGGCTTCGACAATAGGACATGACGATTGGAATTTGGTGTATCAAAGCCGGAGTGGTCCATCATCCCAGGCATGGTTGGAGCCCGATATCAACCATCACCTTCGAAAACTAGCAGCAGATGGTGTGCACGATGTTGTAGTTATTCCCATTGGTTTCATTTCCGATCATATTGAGGTCCTTTACGATTTGGACCTGGAAGCGAAAGCAACGGCCGAAGAATTGGGGATCAATATGATCCGTGTTGGAACAGTGGGAACTGATGTACGATTTGTGAAAATGATACAAGAGTTAATTATGGAACGAATGACCGAAATGAATGATCGACCTACTCTGGGAAAACTTAGACCTTGCCCTGATGTCTGCGCAGAAGATTGCTGCTTAAGCGGACGTGCCGCGATGTGAAGACTGCGGAAGACGAACTGATCGGCCACTTTCAATTCAACTCTGCTTTTTTATTCCAGCCTACTATCAATGCAATTACGCCCGTTGAGTACAACCGGAATCGAAGTCTCCGGTGTTGCGCTTGGCACGTGGCCAATGGCGGGTATGACCTCGCTGGACGTCAACGAATCTGACAGTTTGGCGACCATTGCCGCTGCCTTGGGCGCAGGAATCAATTTCTTCGATACGGCATATTGTTATGGTAGGCAAGGAGAAAGTGAAAAATTGTTGGCTCATGCCCTGAAAGAGCGGCGTGCTGAGGTTGTGATTGCAACCAAGAGTGGAGTTCATTGGGATGTAAATGGCCAACGGGTTTCCGACGCGCGGCCTGCTACACTTCGGAAACAATGCGAGGAAAGTTTACGGCGGTTGAACACTGACCGGGTTGAGTTGCTTTATCTGCACGCACCCGATCCACAAGTCTCGATAGCCGAATCAGCTGGCGAATTGCGGAGGCTAATGGAAGAAGGTAAAACCCGGTGCGTCGGTATCTCGAACGCTAGCCTGCAGCAATTGCGCGACTTCGTTGCAGTGTGCCCTCTAAGTGCATACCAACCTTGTTACAATATGCTGCAGCGAGAAATTGAACTCGATATTCTTCCTTGGTGCCTTGAACACAATGTTGCCGTATGCGTGTATTGGCCGCTAATGAAAGGATTGTTAACGGCAAAATTTGCTCGAAATCATCAATTTGATTCACAGGATGGCCGGAAAAAATATCCCATGTATCAAGGACAGGAATGGGAAAAGACGCAAGATTTTCTAGATGAGCTTCGATCGATTGCTGCCGAAATCGGTCATAGTGTACCTCAAATCGTGATAAATTGGACAATTCACCAGCCCGGTATCACGAGTGCCTTATGCGGCGCAAAGCGACCTGTGCAAATTCGCGAAACCGCGGGCGCCATGGGCTGGAAGCTCTCCAGCACATACATCGAGCGGATCAATCAGGCCATTGAACAGCGCGGCAAAATTGTTTCTCGCACAGCGGTATGAAACTGACTACAGACTTATTCTCATGCCGCGCGTTTTACTCACTGCATTTGAACCGTATGACCGCTGGAAAGCGAACTCCAGTTGGCTTGCACTTGTACATCTCACTCAGCATTTGCCGGATCATCCCCAAATTACCACACGGTTATATCCCATCGATTTCTTGGCAATGAAAGAGCAGTTGGCAGCCGATTTATCAAGCAAATTCGCTTACGTTTTGCACTTGGGGCAGGCTCCTGGAAGTTCTCGAATTCAACTGGAAGCGATCGGGCTAAACATCGGCGGCTCCAGCAGCCAATCCCCCGATCAATACCGCGCACTAACCGACGATGGGCCCGTAGCCTACCTTAGTGAGTTGCCACTTTCGGAATGGGCAGTGAAATTGCGGCGCGGCGGCATTCCGGCTCAGGTTTCCTATCATGCGGGAACTTACCTTTGCAATGCAACACTGTATTGGTCACATTATCTCGCCTGCAAAATGTCGCTTCCAACTCGGTCTGCGTTTATTCATCTGCCACTGGACATTTCCCAAGTCGTGAACGAGCCACATGGCACCGCATCGCTGCCGGCAACTGTTTCTGCAAACGCGGTACGATGCATCTTAGAGGAGTTAACTTAATGGTTGGAACTTTTGTAATCGCAGGTTGCGTCTGAGAAACAGCTGCTAGCCAGCGGGCTCTGCATGTGTCGAAGGTAATTCACTTGGCAGTATTCAACACTTCCGGATTCACTACGTTTTCCGGTACACTTCCTTGCAAACGCGTGGCAACTTGTTGTGCCGTACGGGACCGTAGATTTTCCAGCGACTCGACGGATACAAACGCCGCATGCGGCGTAACAATGACGCACGGATCGTTAAATGGGGGCTGCGTAAGATCTGGTGGTTCGGGATCCTGCACGTCAAGCGCCGCACCCGCTAATTGGCCAGCCTCCAAAGCCGCGGCCAAAGCGGCATGATCGATTAAACCACCACGAGACGTATTGATTAAATAGGCCGACGGTTTCATCCGCGCCAAACGAGGCGCACTAATCATGCGCTTGGTCTCAGGTGTTAAAGGCACATGGAGGCTGATGTAATCGCTGATCTGCAACAATTGGTCGAGTTCGCACCAGTTAACGCCAGTCGGCAATTCGTGCTGGCTCTTTCGCGCACGACCTGTTGCTAATACATTCAATTTCAGACCAATGGCCTTCTCCGCCAATCGCCGGCCAATATTTCCGAAGCCAATAATGCCTAGCGTCTGACCTTCGATTCGACGTAAAGCGGGACCGGCCTGTAAATTGTAACGCCCCTGCTTAGTTTCGTAGTGATAGAATGCGGCTTTCCGCGACAACGACAGAAGAAGCGCTAGAGCGTGTTCCGCTACCTCAACCACGCAATAATCTGGCACATTGGTTACTACAATGCCGCGACGAGTGGCCGCGGGTACGTCGATATTGTCCAATCCTATGCCCAAGCGAGCAACAATCTTGCATCGTTCGGCGGCGGCAATTACTGATTCTGACACTCTGGCCCAGTTGGTCATAATGGCGTCACAATCAACCGCTAAGCGAGCGAGTGCCTCCTCATCTTTCCGCTGGGCAACAATTAACTCTGCATCGACTGCATTCAAAATACCACGTTCGATATCTAAGTCTGACCATGCATAATCGGTTAACAATACTCGACGCATAATACAGGGTCCGCAAGGAAGTTGGTGGATGGAAGTAAACACCGCAAATTTATGCCGAATTCTTTATGAACGCAATGGTTGCGGTTCTCCGCAATCTTGGGTAGTGCGACCTGGCTAAGCGCCTTCGAGACGCTTAGGGGGCTAGGGTTTTGCGGAAGCAAATGTGCGTGAGTCTCGGTTTTGCGTATCCGATGATTGGCATTCATGCTGCACACCAGCAGTAGAGATAAGTTTGATGAACCAGCGGTAAAGGGGCAAGAGATGGACTGTGCCAATGATATAGCTGTTACTGTTTTAATGGTCGAAGATGACGCGGAGGACGTGTTACTGATCACCTCCGCACTGAACGAATCCGAGCGCGGACCATTCAAAATACTGCCGGCGCCGACGCTGTCGGATGGACTCGACTGCCTCAAAAAAAACACGGTCGATGTCGTGTTGCTAGATTTATTTCTGCCGGATAGCGAAGGACTAGAATCGTTAATGATGATGCGCCGCGAGTTACCCGACATTCCCGTCGTAGTTTTGACCGGTTTGGCCGATGAACAAACTGCCATCGAATCACTTCACAATGGGGCGCAAGATTATTTGGTAAAAGGCACCGACAATGGTGCGCTAGTGCGCGGCATCCGGCACGCGATTGAGCGTCAACGATTGATCACCTCGCTGCGCGGCGCCAATAAATTACTTTTCGAAAAGAACGAACGCTTGGTGGAATTGTGCGATACTGCCCACCAATTTGTTGACAACCTCTCACATGAATTTCGCACGCCGTTGACAGTTATCAAGGAATTCTCGTCGCTACTGCTCGATGGCATCTGCGGTCCAATGAATCATGAACAACGACGCTCTGCGCAAGTTATTTCCGACCGGGCTGACGACTTGGCATGCATGGTCAACGACATGATGGATGTCAGCCGGTTAAAGGCAGGCATCCTAAGCATGTGGCGGCGACCAACACGGTTGGCCGAAATCGTTCTTCATATCCGACCGATGCTGGAACGTCGAGCCGCTCGAGGTGAAGTTCGTTTGGAAATCGACAACTTCGATAATTTGCCCGCCGCCTTCTGTGATGCTGGTAAAGTGGGACAAATTATTACCAACCTCGTTCTCAACTCGATTAAATTTACCAGTCCTGGTGGTTGTGTGAGGCTCTGGGCACATGTGGCCGACAACTCGCAACTGAAGATTGGGGTCACCGACAATGGGCACGGTATTGAACAAGATAAGTTGCAATTAATCTTCGATCGCTTTACACAGCTTAATCACGAAATCGCATCTAGTACGAAAGGAGTGGGGCTAGGTTTAGCGATTGTAAAAGAGTTTGTTTGTCTGAACCTGGGCGAGATATCAGTCGAAAGCAGTCTTGGAAAAGGAAGCACGTTTGCGTTCAGCCTGCCGCAGGCGAATTCTCTGGCGGTGTTCGATTGTTATTTTCCTGGATTGCAAGTGCGATCCAGCACTGATTCGATTGGTTTATTGCAAGCGCGCTTGAAAAATGAGTTCGACCCGTCCGTCCTACCCGTAGTCGACGAGTTCCTGCAA
Above is a window of Pirellulales bacterium DNA encoding:
- a CDS encoding pyroglutamyl-peptidase I; protein product: MPRVLLTAFEPYDRWKANSSWLALVHLTQHLPDHPQITTRLYPIDFLAMKEQLAADLSSKFAYVLHLGQAPGSSRIQLEAIGLNIGGSSSQSPDQYRALTDDGPVAYLSELPLSEWAVKLRRGGIPAQVSYHAGTYLCNATLYWSHYLACKMSLPTRSAFIHLPLDISQVVNEPHGTASLPATVSANAVRCILEELT
- a CDS encoding C-terminal binding protein, translating into MRRVLLTDYAWSDLDIERGILNAVDAELIVAQRKDEEALARLAVDCDAIMTNWARVSESVIAAAERCKIVARLGIGLDNIDVPAATRRGIVVTNVPDYCVVEVAEHALALLLSLSRKAAFYHYETKQGRYNLQAGPALRRIEGQTLGIIGFGNIGRRLAEKAIGLKLNVLATGRARKSQHELPTGVNWCELDQLLQISDYISLHVPLTPETKRMISAPRLARMKPSAYLINTSRGGLIDHAALAAALEAGQLAGAALDVQDPEPPDLTQPPFNDPCVIVTPHAAFVSVESLENLRSRTAQQVATRLQGSVPENVVNPEVLNTAK
- a CDS encoding hybrid sensor histidine kinase/response regulator, which codes for MLHTSSRDKFDEPAVKGQEMDCANDIAVTVLMVEDDAEDVLLITSALNESERGPFKILPAPTLSDGLDCLKKNTVDVVLLDLFLPDSEGLESLMMMRRELPDIPVVVLTGLADEQTAIESLHNGAQDYLVKGTDNGALVRGIRHAIERQRLITSLRGANKLLFEKNERLVELCDTAHQFVDNLSHEFRTPLTVIKEFSSLLLDGICGPMNHEQRRSAQVISDRADDLACMVNDMMDVSRLKAGILSMWRRPTRLAEIVLHIRPMLERRAARGEVRLEIDNFDNLPAAFCDAGKVGQIITNLVLNSIKFTSPGGCVRLWAHVADNSQLKIGVTDNGHGIEQDKLQLIFDRFTQLNHEIASSTKGVGLGLAIVKEFVCLNLGEISVESSLGKGSTFAFSLPQANSLAVFDCYFPGLQVRSSTDSIGLLQARLKNEFDPSVLPVVDEFLQRTVRTQDVTWMKSAGRWLILINGSAEVATDAMNRIRAEWTSTCRNWIHGCCPELTIQNCGNWPLAQAHELRMRFGTTVDALESKKQLNLNVA